Proteins encoded by one window of Lycium barbarum isolate Lr01 chromosome 11, ASM1917538v2, whole genome shotgun sequence:
- the LOC132619197 gene encoding protein DETOXIFICATION 40-like, translating into MHSQFSTTMTSSMNDVYQPFLENNRASSEHNFESNDELETVLLDNSLPLWNRLRLATWIEMKLLFFLAAPAVMVYMINYLMSMSTQIFSGHLGNLELAAASLGNTGIQIFAYGLMLGMGSAVETLCGQAYGARKYYMLGVYLQRSTILLTLTGVLLTLIYVFCKPILIFLGESQEIASAAALFVYGLIPQIFAYAVNFPIQKFLQAQSIVAPSAYISGATLVLHLVISWVVIYKIGLGLLGASLVLSLSWWIIVIGQFVYIVKSEKCKKTWNGFSWKAFSGLPRFFNLSAASAVMLCLETWYFQILVLLAGLLENPELALDSLSICMTISGWVFMISVGFNAAASVRVSNELGAGHPKSAAFSVIVVTACSFIISVIAAILVLALRHVISYAFTGGEVVAEAVSDLCPLLALSLVLNGIQPVLSGVAVGCGWQTFVAYVNVGCYYVVGIPLGSLLGFYFKLGAKGIWSGMMGGTVMQTVILIWVTFRTDWNKEVEAAQGRLNKWEDMKEPVLKE; encoded by the exons ATGCACTCTCAATTCTCCACCACTATGACATCCTCTATGAATGATGTTTATCAGCCATTTCTAGAAAACAACAGGGCATCTTCAGAGCACAATTTTGAATCCAACGATGAATTAGAGACTGTACTCTTAGACAATTCATTACCTCTATGGAATCGCCTTCGCCTCGCTACATGGATAGAAATGAAGCTACTATTCTTCCTTGCTGCTCCTGCAGTGATGGTTTACATGATCAATTACCTCATGTCCATGTCAACACAAATATTTTCTGGCCACCTTGGTAATCTTGAACTTGCAGCTGCTTCACTTGGTAACACTGGCATTCAAATTTTCGCCTATGGCCtcatg TTGGGCATGGGAAGTGCAGTTGAAACACTTTGTGGTCAGGCATATGGAGCGAGGAAATACTATATGTTAGGAGTTTATCTTCAAAGATCAACGATTCTCCTAACTTTAACAGGGGTGTTACTCACTTTAATCTATGTTTTCTGCAAGCCAATTTTGATATTCCTAGGGGAATCACAAGAAATTGCATCAGCAGCCGCTTTATTTGTATACGGCCTAATACCACAAATTTTCGCGTATGCTGTGAATTTCCCTATCCAGAAATTCCTTCAAGCGCAGAGCATTGTGGCGCCAAGTGCCTACATTTCTGGTGCAACATTGGTGTTGCATCTAGTGATAAGTTGGGTGGTAATTTACAAAATTGGGCTGGGGTTACTAGGGGCGTCTCTTGTATTGAGTTTGTCGTGGTGGATCATAGTGATAGGCCAATTTGTGTATATTGTGAAGAGTGAGAAGTGTAAGAAAACATGGAATGGGTTCAGTTGGAAGGCATTTTCGGGTTTGCCCAGGTTCTTCAATTTATCAGCAGCATCGGCGGTGATGTTATGCTTGGAGACATGGTATTTTCAGATTCTTGTTCTGCTTGCTGGCCTCCTTGAAAATCCAGAATTGGCTTTGGATTCGCTTTCTATTTG CATGACTATTTCTGGTTGGGTGTTCATGATATCAGTTGGATTCAATGCAGCAGCAAG TGTGAGAGTGAGCAATGAATTGGGAGCAGGGCATCCAAAATCAGCAGCATTTTCAGTGATAGTGGTCACAGCATGCTCTTTCATCATCTCAGTGATTGCTGCAATCCTTGTTCTCGCATTGCGTCATGTCATTAGCTATGCCTTCACTGGAGGAGAAGTTGTGGCTGAAGCTGTCTCCGATCTCTGTCCGTTGCTCGCGCTTAGCCTTGTACTTAACGGAATTCAGCCTGTCTTATCTG GTGTGGCTGTTGGCTGTGGATGGCAAACCTTTGTGGCCTATGTCAATGTGGGCTGCTATTACGTTGTGGGAATCCCATTGGGCTCACTTCTCGGATTCTACTTCAAACTAGGTGCTAAG GGCATATGGTCAGGAATGATGGGTGGTACGGTCATGCAAACAGTCATTTTAATATGGGTCACATTTCGAACTGATTGGAATAAAGAG GTTGAAGCAGCACAAGGTAGGTTAAATAAGTGGGAAGACATGAAAGAACCAGTTCTGAAGGAGTAG